The Salvelinus namaycush isolate Seneca chromosome 8, SaNama_1.0, whole genome shotgun sequence genome has a segment encoding these proteins:
- the LOC120052094 gene encoding uncharacterized protein LOC120052094, with protein MLYIRFVCSWELFENVVCYRNIKQALGPGFLTYKMSILAKMIRALILSNVFLDSQTFTQILRDITELEPAVGSPEQIVYIPTPTLNCTEIHPRTGAIGSLHGFCEGYAYETIVPYSQDVFTHKPQTETLNGLSTPLTQDRWTPPIKHQRTIRAQIHRSASPEQYYWEGIHETALQGQGSQATDQADAIIRVAQRHVPEFSELLQNSPLQKSRDSSPAYKDIQEATHLDPEEAPKTPVTRTAKPDDFKVLNDISEVDDLMFCEVANLIEAANSGGATASCEIDQAVLFKAFTQGLKSRKALLQRRMGILFEHQYNQDVSFWRRELPRMLNNSRVKTRPEWKQIDPCLIDDA; from the exons atgctatatattagatttgtttgttcttgggaattgtttgaaaacgttgtatgttatagaaatattaaacagGCCTTAGGGCCCGGATTCTTAACGTATAAAATGTCAATATTAGCTAAAATGATTAGAGCTTTAATATTATCTAATGTTTTTTTAGATTCTCAAACCTTCACTCAGATTCTCCGAGATATAACTGAACTCGAACCGGCCGTAGGGTCTCCGGAACAAATTGTTTACATCCCAACGCCGACCCTGAATTGTA ctGAAATACATCCTAGAACGGGTGCCATAGGGAGTCTACACGGTTTCTGTGAAGGATATGCCTACGAGACAATTgtgccctactcccaggatgtattTACACACAAGCCGCAAACAGAGACTTTAAACGGCCTGTCAACTCCCCTGACCCAGGACCGTTGGACGCCCCCTATtaaacaccaacggacaatcagGGCCCAGATCCACAGGTCCGCTTCACCCGAACAATACTACTGGGAGGGTATTCACGAGACAGCGTTAcaaggacaag gctcacaagctacagaccagGCAGATGCTATAATTAGGGTTGCCCAAAGACATGTTCCCGAGTTctcagagcttcttcagaacagccctcttcaaaaaagccgag ACTCCTCGCCGGCTTATAAAGACATCCAAGAAGCTACACATCTAGATCCCGAAGAGGcgccaaagaccccagtcaccagAACAGCGAAGCctgatgatttcaaagttttaaatgacatttctgaggtagacgatttgatgttctgtgaagTGGCCAACCTTATTGAAGCGGCCAATTCTGGTGGGGCAACAGCCTCTTGTGAAATAGACCAAGCCGTGCTTTTCAAGGCTTTTACACAGGGTTTAAAATCACGAAAGGCTTTACTTCAACGTCGTATGGGTATTCTATTCGAACATcaatacaatcaggatgtgtcattctggcgtagAGAGCTTCCCCGCATGTTAAACAACAgtagggttaaaacaa